Proteins encoded in a region of the Mucispirillum schaedleri ASF457 genome:
- a CDS encoding glycosyltransferase family 9 protein — translation MKILIWAMARALGDGVIYTGYPREIKKIYPDAEIHIFSTKMYAAAFKNNPNVDKFYFFNTYNKPFNKITRTKIFLNPVFHLKNLLKARHEKYDILIDVDSSYKWSNRFMIRFIMGGGITSSKLYGAVAGKFRENNKYKYDKKFLYKTYTHLFSSFEGSAYSIINPDIDKYDKYELYIPKHKENKAREYFKQTADNDKIIIFNGEGSDKSLSNDKIVETLTKLINTYPEYHFFIIGYSDYIEKYQLIAKDINSPHLHITYKTDIQDTFALIQAADLLISVDTALVHIASAVGTNVCEIISYGKKDYVIGTPRFVEFIQCANKTQEYNQNGFDIDDVINAISKLI, via the coding sequence ATGAAAATACTTATATGGGCTATGGCACGCGCTTTAGGTGATGGAGTTATCTATACTGGATACCCTAGAGAAATTAAAAAAATATACCCTGATGCAGAAATACATATTTTTTCTACAAAAATGTATGCTGCTGCATTTAAAAATAACCCAAATGTAGATAAATTTTATTTCTTTAATACATATAATAAGCCTTTCAATAAAATTACTAGAACAAAGATTTTTTTAAACCCAGTGTTTCATTTAAAAAATTTGTTAAAAGCAAGGCATGAAAAATATGATATATTAATAGATGTAGACAGCTCATATAAATGGTCTAATAGATTTATGATTAGATTTATCATGGGGGGGGGTATTACTTCATCAAAGCTGTATGGAGCTGTTGCTGGAAAATTTAGAGAAAATAATAAATATAAGTATGATAAAAAGTTTTTGTATAAAACATACACCCACCTTTTCAGCTCATTCGAAGGCTCTGCATATTCTATAATTAACCCAGATATTGACAAATATGATAAATATGAGCTTTATATACCTAAACATAAGGAAAATAAAGCAAGAGAATATTTTAAACAAACTGCTGACAATGATAAAATAATAATTTTTAACGGCGAAGGCAGTGATAAAAGCCTTTCTAATGATAAAATTGTAGAAACACTTACTAAATTAATAAATACATATCCTGAATACCATTTTTTTATTATAGGTTATAGTGATTATATTGAAAAATACCAGCTAATAGCTAAAGATATTAACAGCCCACATCTTCATATTACTTATAAAACTGATATACAGGATACTTTTGCTTTAATACAGGCAGCTGATTTACTTATTTCCGTAGATACAGCATTAGTGCATATTGCCTCAGCTGTTGGAACAAATGTATGTGAAATAATTTCGTATGGCAAAAAAGACTATGTTATTGGGACACCAAGATTTGTTGAATTTATCCAGTGTGCAAACAAAACTCAAGAATATAATCAAAATGGATTTGATATTGATGATGTTATAAATGCCATAAGTAAACTTATTTAG
- a CDS encoding VirB8/TrbF family protein: MSYLANTDFYSSNKETISTDYCNHFIDLYYIYIAGIIHIGSQSKFVPYIVEVNKLGETVGGGEIRAGTILDQRIIRAKVASFIKTLRTVSVDPAINKANVFYKDKATNPFELGKKINREVEIVSLLEMTSNTYQLDWKEKTFDKSGVLLYIKGYRALVTVYLIPTAVESIEDLTKNPLGIYIKYYSISELNSSENDITNQK, from the coding sequence GTGAGTTATTTAGCAAATACAGATTTTTACAGCTCTAATAAAGAGACAATTTCTACTGATTACTGTAATCATTTTATTGATTTGTATTATATATATATTGCTGGAATTATTCATATAGGTTCACAATCAAAATTTGTGCCTTATATTGTTGAAGTAAATAAACTGGGAGAAACTGTTGGTGGTGGTGAAATCCGTGCAGGCACTATACTGGACCAAAGAATTATTAGAGCAAAAGTGGCTTCTTTTATAAAAACTTTAAGAACAGTTAGTGTTGACCCTGCAATAAATAAAGCTAATGTTTTTTATAAAGATAAAGCAACAAATCCATTTGAATTAGGCAAAAAAATAAATAGAGAAGTAGAAATTGTCTCTTTATTAGAAATGACATCTAATACTTATCAATTAGACTGGAAAGAAAAAACTTTTGATAAATCAGGAGTGCTGCTTTATATTAAAGGATACAGGGCTTTAGTTACAGTATATTTAATACCCACTGCTGTGGAAAGTATAGAAGATTTAACAAAAAATCCACTTGGAATTTATATTAAATATTATAGTATCTCTGAATTAAATTCTTCAGAAAATGATATTACTAATCAAAAATAA
- a CDS encoding nuclease-related domain-containing protein, translated as MILLDNYKDVLDYYANTPANMVDKQQYKYDAGTSFELDINDTIIKNFDSFFLYWQIKFSFHTFFNWTVNLSLNNIFTNQLNNQNSNDTDVSFLFKDKNNMFTIDHMIVTPYAVFILEAKNHKAQTKYKSELHKWHIINEKKIINIINNPVLQVLKYKTVVSTFMSYYKINLPIIPKVIFKQQVNLDDITDNEKKLCIYPCDLSKLIHTSKKDNIFQPNEALKFAKILFYYGCHPIAYDDNKINWSVSK; from the coding sequence ATGATATTGTTAGATAATTATAAAGATGTATTAGATTATTATGCAAATACACCTGCAAATATGGTAGATAAGCAACAATATAAATATGATGCAGGCACAAGTTTTGAATTAGATATAAATGATACAATCATTAAAAACTTTGATAGTTTTTTTCTTTATTGGCAAATAAAGTTTAGTTTTCATACTTTTTTTAATTGGACTGTAAATTTATCGCTAAATAATATTTTTACAAATCAACTCAATAATCAAAATAGTAACGATACAGATGTTAGTTTTTTATTTAAAGATAAAAATAATATGTTTACAATAGACCATATGATAGTTACTCCTTATGCTGTATTCATTTTAGAAGCAAAAAATCATAAAGCCCAGACTAAATATAAATCTGAATTGCATAAATGGCACATCATCAATGAAAAAAAGATTATCAATATTATTAATAATCCTGTTTTACAGGTGCTGAAATATAAAACAGTTGTTTCAACATTTATGTCCTATTATAAGATAAATTTGCCAATCATTCCTAAAGTGATTTTTAAACAGCAAGTAAATTTGGATGATATTACAGATAATGAAAAAAAATTGTGTATATATCCATGTGATTTATCAAAACTTATACATACATCAAAAAAAGATAATATTTTTCAACCAAATGAAGCTTTAAAATTTGCTAAAATATTATTTTATTATGGATGCCATCCCATTGCATATGATGATAATAAGATAAACTGGAGTGTATCAAAATGA